A genomic segment from Terriglobales bacterium encodes:
- a CDS encoding VOC family protein, which produces MQKMTPCLWFDSQAEEAANFYVSIFHNSRIRNVARYGEDGARMSGKPKASVMTVTFELDGQGFMALNGGPMFQFSPAISFMVHCQTQQEVDRLWEKLSAGGEEQPCGWLKDKFGVSWQIVPTVLGELLQAEDPKKSQRVMQAMLQMKKLDIQGLRQAYEQG; this is translated from the coding sequence ATGCAAAAGATGACTCCATGCTTGTGGTTCGATAGCCAGGCTGAAGAAGCGGCGAATTTCTACGTCTCCATCTTCCATAACTCCAGGATCCGCAATGTTGCCCGCTATGGCGAAGACGGGGCCAGGATGTCCGGCAAGCCCAAGGCATCGGTCATGACCGTGACCTTTGAGCTCGACGGGCAGGGCTTCATGGCCTTGAACGGCGGCCCCATGTTCCAGTTCTCACCCGCCATATCCTTCATGGTCCACTGTCAGACGCAGCAGGAAGTGGATCGCCTTTGGGAGAAGCTTTCCGCAGGCGGAGAAGAACAACCCTGCGGCTGGCTCAAAGACAAATTCGGCGTGTCCTGGCAGATCGTTCCCACCGTACTCGGCGAGCTGCTGCAGGCCGAGGACCCGAAAAAATCGCAGCGCGTCATGCAGGCCATGCTTCAGATGAAGAAGCTCGACATCCAGGGCTTGCGGCAAGCCTACGAGCAAGGATGA